GGTTGTAGGAACGGAATCGCCGCAGCGCATCGGCGGTGAACATCGGGGTGCGACTGAAGCGGTACAGACTGCGCACCAACGTGACCGGGTTATACGAGGCTCTATCAGCGGCCATGGACAGGGCAGTCTGCAGAATGAGTTCGCCGAACAGAATTACTGAAGCGATCCGCATGCCCCGTACACGGGTGCGCTCGGTTCCTCCCACGAGCCGATAGACGTCGAAGGCAACCGCTTTGTGCTCCGACTCCTCGAAGGCATGCCACAGCAGAATCGGTCGAACCTCTGTCTGTCCGATGAGCTTCTGGGCGTCTTCGCTGGTAAGAATGATTTCTGCCAGCGTAGCGGTGTAGTGCTCCAACGCGGACGTCATGGACAGCCGCATTTCCGGCGAAAAGCGCCGTTCCAATCGCTTGATCAGGCGTGCGACATGACGGTCGATTCGCGCGGTCGGATACCCCATGACCTGGAGTCGCTCGTTGAGGAGACGATGCTGGTGTCGATGTGTGGCCTCTTGTCCGATGAAACCCTTGACCGCTGTCTCCAATTGGGGATCCTCGATGGAACTCTGGAAGTTCCTGACCGAGCGGATGAAGAAATCCTCGCCTTCCGGGAACGTCGCAGAAAGCACCGAGATGAAATGGCTCATCACCAGGTCGCCATCGACAAAATGTTGCCGCTTCGTGGAGGTCGGCATCGGAAAACGAACACGCCTGGGTTTTGGCAGCACGCGGGTCCTGGTCGGGGCTTGATCTTCCGACATTTGAGGTCCTTCCTCGAAGTTGTATCTGACTTTATACCTTGTCAGATAAGACTGCCAGACTGTAGGACATGAGTCCAGCACGTGTTTATGGCGGGCTGTCCGCAGCTCAACGCGATGCGCAGCGCCGGATGATGTTGATTGATGCCGCAGTCTCAATCATGGGCACCCACGGAGCTGCCGCGTGCACCGTGACCGCCGTGTGTGCGAAGTCAGGAGTGACGAGCCGGTACTTCTACCAGCAGTTTCGCGACCGAGACGCGCTGTTGCACGCGGTATTTGCCAAGATCTCCGCCACCTTCCAAGCGGTGGTAACCAGCGCCATTCCGGACGACACGGTTGCGCCTCAAGAACTCGCTTACGCTCCGATCAAGGCCCTGGTTCAGGTGATCGAGAACGATCCCAGCATGGCCCGCATACTGTTTGTCGAGTCGGGCGCAGAACCCCTTCTTCGGCAACTGCGAAGCGAACTGATGACCGATTTTGCGGAGCTGGTCCTCAGAGAGGCCCGTTTGCACCTCGATATACCCAGCGATGTGCTTCAAGTCGCAGATCTCGCCGCTACCTACGGTGTCGGGGGCCTGTTCGAGATACTCCGTCGCTGGATAGACGGACAACTGAACCTCTCGACTGAAATGCTTATCGAGCACGGTGCGGGTTTTCTCGGCAGTCTCGGGCTGTATACCCTCGGGCAGGCACCTGATCAGGCCGCTCCGCGGCTGGCCGCAGTTGACGAGAACCGATAGATTCTGAGCGACCCGGCGTTATGCAGGCTCGGTTGGCTGAGGCGCATGGCGCGACGCTGACAATCACTGCTGGCGTTCACCCGAGATCGCGACCGTAGACCACACGCGCCGGACGAGGAACTCGATACGACCTCGCAAGGGCCCTGTGTGCCGTCGCGCCTGCAGTCTATTTCGATCGCTCGATCTGCAGCGAAGCGCACCGCTTCGTCCATCGCGATTCGACGGAATCGCGGCGCGGGAAACAAATCTGACGCCCGGCCTGCCGCCGTTGTCACCTGATGTTAATTGCGGCTAACATCAGCGCCTAGCAGATCGACGTCGATGCTCGCCCGGAGGGAAAACTTTGGTACAGGTCCTGCCCGATCGGGTCGACGACACCGCGCCCAGCTATCTCAAGAACCGCGAAGGACTGAGCGCGCAACTCGACACCATCGCGGAGCAACTGGCGCTGGTCAACGGCGGCGGCGGCGCAAAATATGTTGCGCGCCACCGCAAGCGGGGCAAGCTGCTTGTCCGCGAGCGCATCGAGCTGATGCTCGACCCCGACACAGCGTTCCTCGAACTATGCCCCTTCGCCGCCTGGGGCAGTAAGTTCCCCGTCGGCGGTAGCGTGGTGGTAGGCATCGGCGTGGTCGAGGGCATCGAGTCGATGATCATCGCCCACGACCCCACCGTCCGCGGCGGCGCATCGAACCCCTATACCTTCCGCAAGGTGTTCCGCGGCATGGCCATCGCGCGGGAGAACCGGCTGCCCATCATCAACATCGTCGAGTCTGGCGGCGCCGACCTGCCCACGCAAGCAGAGATCTTCGTGCCCGGCGGACAGCTGTTCCACGACTTGACACAGCACAGCGCAGCGGGGCTGCCGACACTGGCCTTGGTCTTCGGCAACTCGACCGCGGGAGGTGCGTACGTCCCGGGCATGTGCGACTACGTCGTGATGGTGCGCAACCGTTCCAAGGTGTTCCTCGGGGGTCCGCCGCTGGTCAAGATGGCCACGGGCGAGGTCTCCGATGACGAGTCGCTCGGCGGCGCCGACATGCACGCCCGCACCTCGGGGCTGGCCGATTACATGGCCGAGGACGAGCAGGATGCGATCCGCATCGGCCGTCGCATCATGGCGCGGCTCAACTGGCGGAAGAACGGCCCCGGACCCACCACGCCGCCGCACCCGCCGGTGCACGACCCCGATCAGCTGCTCGGCATCGCCTCCGTCGATCCGAAGGTGCCCTTCGACCCCCGCGACGTCATCGCCCGAGTGGTCGACGGCTCGGCCTTCGACGAGTTCAAACCTCTCTACGGCACGTCACTCGTCACCGGCTGGGCCTCGATCCACGGCTTCCCGGTCGGCATCCTCGCAAACGCACGGGGCATCCTGTTCAGTGAGGAGGCCGAGAAGGGTTCGCAGTTCATCCAACTGGCAAATCAGATCGACACCCCCCTCATCTTCCTGCAGAACACCACTGGTTTCATGGTCGGTGCCGAGTACGAACAGGGCGGCATCATCAAGGACGGCGCCAAGATGATCAACGCCGTATCAAACAGCACAGTCCCCCACGTGACCATCACCATGGGTGCGTCCTACGGTGCCGGGAACTACGGCATGTGCGGGCGGTCGTACTCACCGCGTTTCCTATTCGCTTGGCCTAACTCGAAGTCGGCCGTAATGGGTCCGGCGCAACTGGCCGGAGTGCTGTCCATCGTGGCGCGCGAGTCCGCCGCCGACCGCGGGCTGCCCTTCGACGAGGAGGCCGACGCCCAGATGCGCGCCGCCGTCGAGGAACAGATCGAGCGCGAATCCGTCGCACTGGCCAACAGCGGCCGCCTTTACGACGACGGGATCATCGATCCCCGCGATACGCGGACCGTTCTCGGGTTCTGCCTGTCGGTGATCCACAACGGCGAGGTCCGTGGCCAGCGTGGCTACGGCGTGTTCCGGATGTGATGGCGATGCCCAAGATCCGCAAGGTCCTGGTCGCCAACCGTGGCGAGATCGCGCGGCGGGTGTTCCGCACTTGCCGCGACCTCGGGATCGCCACCGTGGCGGTCTATTCCGACGCCGACGCCGACGCGTGGCACGTCGCCGACGCCGACGAGGCCGTACACCTTCCCGGCTCGTCTGCCGCCGAGACCTACCTCGACATCCACCGGATCATCGCCGCTGCCTCGCTCACCGGCGCGGACGCAGTACACCCCGGCTACGGCTTCCTTTCGGAAAACGCCGGGTTCGCGCGCGCCTGTGCCGCCGCCGACCTCGTCTTCATCGGTCCGCCGCCCGGGGCGATCGACGCGATGGGCTCGAAGCTGCAGGCCAAGAAGACGATGTCCGACGCGGGGGTGCCTGTGCTGCCCGGTGGCGACACGACGGGGCTATCGGCCGAGCAGCTGGCGAAGCTGGCCGCCGACGTCGGCTACCCCGTAATGGTCAAGGCCAGCGCCGGCGGCGGCGGCCGAGGCATGCGCATTGTCGCGTCGCCGGACGAGCTCGACGAAGCGGTCACCTCCGCTTCGCGTGAGGCCGCCGCCGCGTTCGCCGACGGCACCGTCTTCCTCGAGCGTTACGTCCAGCGCCCACGCCACGTCGAGATCCAGATCATGGCCGACACGCACGGAAACGTCGTCTCTCTGTTCGAGCGCGAGTGCTCCGTGCAGCGTCGACACCAGAAGGTGATCGAGGAGGCGCCGTCACCGGTCGTCGACGACGCGTTGCGTGCTCGGATGAGCGAGGCCGCCATCGCCGCCGCGCGCGCCGTCGGCTACGTAGGCGCCGGGACGGTCGAGTTCGTCTACGACGCCGCTCAGGATGGCAAAGCCGACTCCTTCGCCTTCCTAGAGATGAACACCCGGCTGCAGGTCGAGCACCCGGTTACCGAGCTGATCGCCGGCCTCGACCTGGTGCGTGCCCAGCTGCTCGTAGCCATGGGCCGCCCGCTGCCTGAGGAGATGCACAACCCGCGAATTCGCGGTCACGCGGTCGAGGCCCGTCTGTGCGCCGAGGATCCGGCCGATGACTACCGGCCCTGTACCGGCACCCTGCGCACCTTGGATGTCCCGGCGCTTGCCGGCGTGCGGGCTGACTCGGGTTTTCGTGCCGGTTCGGTCATCAGTCATTACTACGATTCGCTGCTTGCCAAGGTCATCGCGTGGGCACCAACGCGCGACGAGGCACTTGCCAGCCTCTCGGCGGCGCTGGCCGGCGCCCGTATTCACGGCGTGACGACCAATCGCAACCTGCTTGTTCGCGTCCTGCGCCATGACGAGTTCGCCGGGCGGGGCACCGACACTGGTTTCCTTGACCGACACGACGTCGCCCAACTCGGCGCTGCCCTCCCAGACACGCAGTCCGAGCGCCTGCACGCCGTCGCGGCGACCGTGGCCGGGGTGGCCGCGCGGCGTGCCGTCGCAACTCTGCAGGCCACGTTGCCCGCCGGCTGGCGCAACAACCCTTCGCAGCCGCAGACCACAACCTGGCAGACCCAGGGCGGGCGCGAAGTGCGCGTCGGGTACACGTTAGGTTCGACAGGGACCGGCCTGCAGGTCGACGACGAGCCGTTGGCCGACGTCGAGGTTGTCGAGGGCAGTAGCGAGCGGGTGGTGCTGCGCGTCGACGGGGTGCGCCGCACTTATGATGTCGTCCTCGACGGCGATGTTGCCCACGTCGACTCGGTCGCCGGCTACTCCGCCCTGCGGCTGGCGCCACGCTTCGTCGACCCGAGCACTCTGAACCCGCCCGGGTCGCTCACCGCGCCGATGCCGGGCTCGGTGATCCGACTACCGGTCGCCGAGGGCGAAACGGTGTCAGCCGGTCAAACGCTCGTCGTCCTGGAGGCGATGAAGATGGAGCACACCGTCGCGAGCCCGATCGACGGGGTGCTGAGCGCCCTGCCGGTCCAGGTCGGCCATCAGGTCTCGAGCGGTGATGTACTCGCCGTGGTCGAGGCTGTGGACGGCGGCGAAGTGGCGTCGGACGCCACGAAGCTCAAATGAACCTCGCGCGCTGCCGATCGGTGGCGCGTCGATACCGACGTGAGGAGTGTCATGGAATTGCACGAGACAGAGGAACGTCAGGACCTGCGCAAGGCGGTCGCCGAGATCGCCAAGGACTTCGGACACGAGTACTACCTGGAAAAGTCGCTGGCCGGGGGGAAGAGCACCGAGCTGTGGCAGGCCGTGGGCAAACAGGGCTTCCTCGGGGTGAACCTTTCCGAGCAGTACGGCGGCGGCGGCGGCGGCATCTACGACATGCAGATCGTCGGCGAGGAGCTCGCCGCAGCGGGCTGCCCGCTGCTGATGACAGTCGTCTCGCCGACCATCTGCGGCACGATCATCCAGGCATTCGGCAGTGAGGAACTCAAGCAGCAGTGGCTGCCGGGCATCGCCAGCGGCGAGACGATCATGGCCTTCGCGATCACCGAGCCGGACGCGGGCTCGAACTCGCATAACATCTCCACGACCGCCAAACGCGACGGTGACGACTGGGTCATCAACGGCACTAAGTACTACATTTCTGGTGTCGACGAAGCCGAGGCGGTCCTGGTCGTCACCCGAACGTCTACCAATGACCGTGGCCGCGGACTGCTCAGCCTGCTCGTCGTGCCCACCGATGTCCCCGGGCTAACCAAGTCACTCATCCCGGTCCAGGCTGTCACTCCGGAGAAGCAGTTCACTCTATTCTTCGATGACGTCCGCGTGCCGGCCGCCAACCTGATCGGCACGGAGAACGAGGGCCTGCGCCAGGTCTTCATGGGCCTGAACCCGGAGCGAATCATGGGGGCGGCGCTCGGCAACGGCATCGGTCGCTACGCGCTGGATAAAGCCGCCGATTACGCCCGCAAGCGCCACGTGTGGGGAGCTCCGATCGGCTCGCACCAGGGCGTATCGCACCCGCTCGCCCACGCCAAGATCCAGGTTGAGCTGGCCCGGTTGATGACTCAGCGTGCCGCCTCCCTGCACGACGCCGGCGACCCCGGGTCGGGTGAGGCGTCGAACATGGCGAAATATGCCGCAGCCGAGGCGGGCATCCTGGCGCTCGACCAGGCGATTCAGACCCACGGCGGCAACGGCATGGCCACCGAGTACGGCCTCGCCACGTTGTGGGGTCCGGCCCGGCTCATGCGCACCGCGCCGATCAGCCGCGAGATGATCCTCAACTTTGTGGCGCAGCACAGCCTGAAACTGCCCGCGTCCTACTGAGTCGCCGCGGACTGAAAGGGAATCGCATGCAACTCGGCATCGGTCAGTGGGTCACCCGGCGCGCCTTCCTCAATGGCGGGCGCACCGCGTTGATCAGCAACGGCGCGCACATCACCTACGCCGACCTCGATCGGCGCACCAACCAGGTCGCCGCCGCACTCATCGCCCTCGGCGTGCGCAGGGGCGATCGGGTCGCGGTGCTGCTGGTCAATTCGACCGAGTTCATCGAGGTGCTGCTGGGCTGCGCCAAAATCGGCGCACTTGCAGTGCCGCTCAACGTGCGCCTTGCCGGATCCGAGATCGGCTACATCCTGGCCGACTCAGGCGCCGATGTTCTGGTCTTCCACGAGCCGTTGGCCGCGCAGGCCAGGAGCGCCGTCACCGAGCCCGGAGTCCGCGTGCGCCACGTCATGCGCGCCGGTGGGGTGCCGGCGCCGGGTGAGCTCGGCTACGAAGACATCGTCTCGGCGGGAGCGCCCGAACCGCTCGGCGGTGACGTCGACGGCCGCGACCCCGCGTTCATCATGTACACGTCGGGGACGACGGGCCGACCCAAGGGCGCGATCCTCACCCACGACAACCTGCTATGGAACGCGATCAACGTCCTCGGCACCGACATCGGTCTGCGGGGCGAGGACGTCACCGTCGCGGTGGCGCCGATGTTCCACATCGGCGGGCTGGGAGTACACACACTGCCGCTGTTGTACGTCGGCGGCACCAGCGTGATCATGCCGTCCTTCGAGCCGCGAGCGACGTTACAGGCGATGGCCGACCACCACGTCACGGTCCAGTTCATGGTGCCGGCCATGTGGACCGCACTCAAACAGGTGCCCGACTTCGACTCCTTCAACCTGTCTGCGCTGCGTTTCGCCATGGGCGGCGGGTCGCCCGTCCCCCTCACCGTCATCGACTTCATGCGCGAGCGAGGCGTGCCCTTCACCGAGGGCTTCGGCATGACCGAGACCGCTCCCCTGGTGACCGTCCTCGACGCCGAGAACGTCAGCACGCGGGCCGGGTCGATCGGCCGCGTCGCAATGCATGTCGACGCCCGCATCGTCGACGACGACGACCGCGACGTCGCGACCGACACCGTGGGCGAACTGATCGTGCGCGGCCCGAATGTGTTCACCGGCTACTGGATGAAGGCCGAGGCGAGCGCCGAGGCGTTACGCGGGGGCTGGTTCCACACGGGCGACCTCGGGCGCATGGACGCCGAGGGCTTCATCACCCTCGTCGACCGCAAGAAGGACATGATCATCTCCGGCGGCGAGAACGTCTACCCGATCGAGGTCGAGCAGGTTCTCTTCCGCCACCCGGCGGTGCTCGACGCCGCCGTGATCGGCGGCAAGGACGCGAAGTGGGGCGAACGCGTCGTCGCGGTCGTCGTCGCCGACCCGGCAACACAGGCACCTAGCGCCGAGGAGATCGTAGCGTGGTGCCGGGAGCGGCTGGCACACTTCAAGTGTCCGCGTGACGTGCACTTCGTCGCCGAACTGCCGCGCAACGCCACCGGCAAGCTGCTCAAGACCGAGCTGCGTGCGCAGTTCACGGGCATCGAGGGCGGAGTCGTTTTGCGCTGAGTCGTGCCGCTGCACATCGCGGGTTCGAAGCAGGGCCCCTAAATCATGAACTGGGAAGAGGATGCGACAGCATCGGCGGGGGCTAGCGGTTTCGTTCACCTCCCTTGATTTGGTGCGGCGGGTGCCGACGCAGGCAACCCCAGCGCCGGTAGGATCCCAGCCCGGCCCAGCGGATCGGACGGCGAACAACGTAACCACAAATCGACAGGAGGCCTGAAAGTGGCCGGTTTGCGCCGCAAACTGCTCCTCGAGGCCGCCGCCGACCTGTTCGCGCGGCAAGGCTTTCACGCCGTGGGCATCGACGACATCGGTGCCGCAGCAGGGGTGAGCGGGCCAGCCGTCTACCGGCACTTTCAGAACAAGGACGCGATCCTGCGCGAGTTATGCGACGCCGCCATGACTGAGCTGCTGGCCGGCGCCCGGCGCGCCACCAATGCCGGCACACCGACGGAGGTCCTGCACGCCCTTGTCGACCTACACGCGGCCTTCGGCGCGCGACGACGCGGCCTGTTGGCCGTCTACGCCCGCGAGCACCGTTCGCTATCACCGCTGGCGACCCGCGCCCTGCGACGCCGACAGCACAGCTACGAGTCCATCTGGGTCGACGCGCTCGTACGAGCACGCGGCGATCTGGACCGTGAGCGCGCACAGGGCCTGGTCGCCGCCGTGCTGTCATTGCTCAACGCGTCCGCGCACATGCCGGCGTCGCTGGACGACGCGACGATCGAGGCGATGCTGGCCGCCGCGGCCACTGCAGCGCTGTTCAGCGGCGCGCCGTGACCGGATTTCGGCGTGGCGGTCGGCTGAGTCCCCTCAGGGGTTGAAGCCGCCCCAGCATTGCACGACCTGTCCGCTGACGTAGTCGGACTCGGGGATACACAGCGGCTAGGTGTCGTGACCTGGGAGGTTGTTGACGGCGTGGCTGCTTGAAATTGGGAGGACCTCCTGACGGAGTGGATGTGTCTGGCATTCACCCGTAGGAGGTCCTCGTGTCTCACGCTAACGCCCGTACCAACGTGTTCGCTCGTCGCCTGATCGTTGAGCGTGTCGCTGCTGGTTGGCCGCCTGCGCATGTGGCTGAGCAACTGGGGATTTCGCGCGCGACGGTGTACAAGTGGCTGCGCCGATATGCCGAGGGAGGCGGGGACGCGGCGTTGGCCGACCGGTCGTCGCGGCCGATCCGGATGCCGCAGCGCACCAGTAATCGGGTCGAGCAGAAAGTGCTTGCCGCTCGGCGCCGCCGCAAGCGTGGCGCGGTGGTGCTGGCCGCCGAACTGGATCTGAATCCGTCCACGGTCGGACGGATCCTGGCACGCCATGAGGTGCCGCATCTGTCTGACATCGACCCGATCACCGGTGAGTCGGTGCGCTTCTCGCGGCGCAGCGCCCACCGCTACGAACACCGCACACCCGGATCACTGGTCCATGTCGACGTCAAAAAGCTCGGCCGCATCCCGGCAGGTGGCGGATGGCGCCTGCACGGCCGCCATGCCCCGGTCTCCGTTGCCCACAGGAACAAGACGGTCAGGATCGGCTACGACTACGTGCACACGGCCATCGATGACCACTCCCGGTTGGCTTACAGCGAAGTACTGCCCAACGAGAAGGACCTGACCTGCGCTGGATTCCTGCACCGGGCGCTGACCTGGTTCGCCGGCCACGGCGTGCGCGTACGGCGTCTGCTCACCGACAACGCGTGGGTCTACCGGCGCGGCACGAACTGGGGCTGGGTGTGCTCGGCTTGGCAGCTCAAACGTCGATTCATCCGACCAGGATGTCCCTGGACCAACGGCAAAGCCGAGCGCTTCAACCGGACCCTGCTCACCGAATGGGCCTACGCCCGCCCCTGGACCAGCAACAGCTTCCGTAAAAGCGGTCTTGACCGATTCCTTCGCCGCTACAACACTCAACGAGGCCACTCCGCCCTCGGCGGGAAACCACCCATCAGCCGGCTCGCCGCCTGACAACAACGTGTCGGGTCACGACAGCTAGACGGTGCGGCGCGCGCACCGGATTGTTCAGCGTGTGTCGAGCAGCGATTCGGGAATGTCCACCACACGGGACCGCACGTACTCCCCCAGCCCCTTGGCCTGCGCGTCCGGCCGGGTCGAGGAGGCCACCCCGTCACCGAGCAAACCGTGCACGACCACGTTGAGGGCGCGCAGGTTCGGCAGTTCGAAGCGCTCGATGCGCAGGTCCGCCGTCTCCGGCCCGAGCAGTGTGCGCAGCCGCTCGACGCTGAGGTAGTCGCGCGCCCACGCGTAGCCAGGGTCGTCGCGTGCCCACAGGCCGAGGTTGGCGTTGCCGCCCTTGTCTCCGGACCGCGCGCCGAGTACCGACCCGAGCGGTGCGCGCCGCGTCGGCCCGGACGGCACCGGCAGGTTCGCGGGCGGCGCGATCTCGGCGGGCGGAACGGCACCGGTCGGCGGGTCGGAGATTTCGTGCCGTGTGCCGTTGGCGTCGACGAGTACGTGCGTGAGGGCCGAGCGCGGCACGTGGGCCGGCCGGTAGACGCCGAAGGCGGTCTCCGAGGACGGTGGCGTGGTGGTGTGGAAGCCGGCGAAACCGGCCAGAGCGATCTCCATGACCCCGCCGGAGAAGGCCCGGCCCACCTTGCACGGGTCGGCGTCCTTAACCGTCACACGCAGGTGCGCGCAGGCTTGCTCGTTCGTCGGGGCATCGGAGACGTCGAAGCGCAGCAGTTTCACGTCGACCTCGTCGAAGGCTTCCCGCCCGCCGAGAACGTCGAAAAGCTGCTGCTCGGCGAAGGCGGCCTTCGCCTCGATGTCCAGGCCGGTGAGCACCATGGTCATCGTGTTACGGAAGCCGCCCACCTCATTCAACGCCACCTTCAACGTGTCCGGCGGCGGACTGCCTTTAGTGTTGCTGATCGCGACGCGGTGCTCACCCTGTTGAGCCAGGCGGATGGTGTCGAAGTGGGCGACGACGTCGGGGCCGAGGTAGGCAGGTTCAGCGATCTCGTAGAGCAGCTGGGCGGTGACCGTGCCGACTGAGACCAATCCCCCCGTGCCGGGATGCTTCGTGATCACCGAAGAGCCGTCCTCGGCGACCTCGGCGATCGGAAACCCCGGGTAGCGGCGGTCGGTGATCTCGTTGAGGAACGCGTAGTTGCCGCCCGTCGCCTGAGGGCCGCACTCGATCACGTGCCCGGCGACGACCGCGCCCGCGAGCCGATCCCAGTCGGCGGGTGCCCAGGCGTGCCACCAGGCGGCTGGACCGACGACCAGGGATGCGTCAGTGACCCGGCCGGTCACGACGACGTCGGCGCCCGAACGCAGCGCCTCGGTGATGCCCCAGGCGCCGAGGTAGGCGTTGGCCGATACCGGTTTGATGTCGCCGACGGGCGGCGTGATTGCGTCGAGGTCGCCACGTAGGTCGTCGCCCTCGACGTGTGCGACGCGCGCGGTGAGGCCGAGACGTGCGGACAGCTCGCGTAACGCGGCGGCCAAGCCGGCGGAATTGAGCCCGCCCGCGTTCGCGACGACCCTGATGCCACGATCGAGACAGGTGCCCAGCACCTGTTCCATTTGGGTGAGGAAAGTCCGCGCGTACCCGCCGGCCGGGTCCTTGGCCTGGGCCTTGGCCAGGATGAGCATGGTCAACTCGGCCAGGTAGTCACCGCACAGGACATCGATCGGACCGCCCTCGACCATCTCGCGGGCTGCGGCGATGCGGTCGCCGTAAAAGCCGGAGCAGTTGCCGATGCGGACCGGGACGCTCACCGCTGACCCCCTGCGAACTGGCCCGCGGCGCGCCCGGCGCCAGGGGGCCCAGCGAAGGCCTGGGCGATCGAGAGCCACTGGTCGGCCAGCGGGCCCTCGGCCGCCAGAGCGGTGTCGTCGCGGTGGCGGCGTTGGGCGACCAACAGGCAGAAGTCCAGCGCCGGCCCGCTCACGCGGTTGGCGGCGTCGGCTGGCCCCCACGTCCAGACGCTGCCGTCAGGGGCGGCTAGCTCAACGCGTATCGGGTCGGTGAGCGGCTCGAGACCGTTGGCCAGGTAGCTGAACGCGCGCGCACCCACCCCGATGTGGGCCACGTGACGCAGCCGTGCCGTGGCCTCGGGGGTCGCGCCCAGAGCGTCGACGACGTCCTGGCCGTGCGCCCAGGTCTCCATCAGTCGCGCTGTCAGCGACGAGACCGCGCTCATCGGCGGCCCGAACCACGGCAGACGGGTAGCCGGGTCCATGTTCGCGAACGCCGCAACGAGGGCTGCACGCGACGTGTCGAACCACGCGAGCAGGTCGGCAGCCGGCATTTGACGGTAGCGCTCGGCGATGACGTCGGGTGAGATGCTTCCGTCGGCCATCATCGGCAGGTAGTCGCTGC
This window of the Mycolicibacterium chubuense NBB4 genome carries:
- a CDS encoding acyclic terpene utilization AtuA family protein, with the protein product MSVPVRIGNCSGFYGDRIAAAREMVEGGPIDVLCGDYLAELTMLILAKAQAKDPAGGYARTFLTQMEQVLGTCLDRGIRVVANAGGLNSAGLAAALRELSARLGLTARVAHVEGDDLRGDLDAITPPVGDIKPVSANAYLGAWGITEALRSGADVVVTGRVTDASLVVGPAAWWHAWAPADWDRLAGAVVAGHVIECGPQATGGNYAFLNEITDRRYPGFPIAEVAEDGSSVITKHPGTGGLVSVGTVTAQLLYEIAEPAYLGPDVVAHFDTIRLAQQGEHRVAISNTKGSPPPDTLKVALNEVGGFRNTMTMVLTGLDIEAKAAFAEQQLFDVLGGREAFDEVDVKLLRFDVSDAPTNEQACAHLRVTVKDADPCKVGRAFSGGVMEIALAGFAGFHTTTPPSSETAFGVYRPAHVPRSALTHVLVDANGTRHEISDPPTGAVPPAEIAPPANLPVPSGPTRRAPLGSVLGARSGDKGGNANLGLWARDDPGYAWARDYLSVERLRTLLGPETADLRIERFELPNLRALNVVVHGLLGDGVASSTRPDAQAKGLGEYVRSRVVDIPESLLDTR
- a CDS encoding IS481 family transposase — its product is MSHANARTNVFARRLIVERVAAGWPPAHVAEQLGISRATVYKWLRRYAEGGGDAALADRSSRPIRMPQRTSNRVEQKVLAARRRRKRGAVVLAAELDLNPSTVGRILARHEVPHLSDIDPITGESVRFSRRSAHRYEHRTPGSLVHVDVKKLGRIPAGGGWRLHGRHAPVSVAHRNKTVRIGYDYVHTAIDDHSRLAYSEVLPNEKDLTCAGFLHRALTWFAGHGVRVRRLLTDNAWVYRRGTNWGWVCSAWQLKRRFIRPGCPWTNGKAERFNRTLLTEWAYARPWTSNSFRKSGLDRFLRRYNTQRGHSALGGKPPISRLAA
- a CDS encoding TIGR03084 family metal-binding protein; the protein is MAVTMQSVITDIEAETAALRGLVAPLPEGPHGWDAPTPAVGWAIRDQISHLAFFDDVAVRSATDPDGFSSDYLPMMADGSISPDVIAERYRQMPAADLLAWFDTSRAALVAAFANMDPATRLPWFGPPMSAVSSLTARLMETWAHGQDVVDALGATPEATARLRHVAHIGVGARAFSYLANGLEPLTDPIRVELAAPDGSVWTWGPADAANRVSGPALDFCLLVAQRRHRDDTALAAEGPLADQWLSIAQAFAGPPGAGRAAGQFAGGQR